The DNA sequence TTGCGCCCCTTTTCTAGTTATGAATTTGTCGAAGCCCTTTTAAGTTAATCATAAGAGGAAATAGGGTGTTCTGGGTTCGGAGTTCGGAGTTAGGAGTTAGGAGTTAGGAGTCAGGTTATTGGAAGAAAGTAATAAGTAATGAGTAATGAATGTTCGGAGTTTTTAATGATTCACTATTCACCCCAACACTATTTACCTTTGCCCTTTGCCCTTTGCCCTTTGCCCCTTGCCCTTTATAACTTATTGATGTTGGGATTTAAGTTTTTCTTTTTCCCACGACAAAGTTTGTTCTAACTCCTGTAATTCCTCTCGTCTCGTTTCCACTTCTAAGCGAATACGGGTTAAATCTTGGCTCTGAGAAGTCAACTCTTGACGCCATTTTTCCAGTCTTGCTTCTTCTTCAGGTATATTGATATTACTGCGAAAATTCCCTTCAATTAAATACTCTTTGAGTAAATTTAAAATCCAATCTTTAGCTGATTGACAACGCAAAATTTGTCCTTGATTATTTAATTCCACTAATAATAATAATCCCTCTTTAAAATTATCATCATTATCTAAAGGGATATAGTGATTGTTGCAAAAAGTCCATTGTAATTTAGACTCTTCCACAGCAAGAAGATTTAATAAAAGTTTTCCTGTGTCAGTATCTTTGATAACTTCGGCTAAATGCAACATTTTTGGTAATAAACTTAGGTTTAGGTTTTAGGGTTTGGGGTGTGAGTAGTAGGGAGTAGGGAGTGGGGAGTAGGGAGAAATGAGTAATGAGTTTATTAATTCTTAATTTTTAATTCTTCATTCTTGATTGTTAATTATTTTAGTAATTCTAGGCGTTTTTGTAAGATTTCTCCCTGAATTTTGCTTTCTGCTAAGGCATTTCGAGCGTTTTCAATAATGTCATTGGGTGCTTTGTTAACAAAATTAGGATTATTTAAACGCCCTTCTAAAGATTTAACTTCCCCTTCAATTTTAGAGAGCTTTTTCTCTAATTTTGCGGTTAGTTTTTCAATGTCGATTATACCCTCTAAAGGAATTAAGATTTGAATTGTACCCACTACAGAGGCGATCGCCTTTGAGACTTCATCGGTTAAACTATCAGTAATGGTAAGATTCTCTACCTTTGCCAATTCCATAATATAGTTTTGGGTTTGTTGTAGAATTTCTCTTTCTTCAGGGTTTTCTGATTGCAGAATAGCGTTAACTTTTACCCCCGGTTTAATTTCTGCTTCCGCACGAAGGTTACGAATAGCACGTATTGTCTCGAAAAGAAGGCTAAAGCTAGTTTCTAATTTCTCATCGATAAGAGTGGTAAAGGTAGGGGTGATAACTGGGGGTGTATCTTCCGTTTCTATTTTAATCAGGGAGTCGGTTTTTTGAATATTACCGAATATCTCCTCTTTAAAGTTGGCTAACCATTGCAAAGTTTCCTGTCTTTTCTCCACAAAGATGAAATTTTGATAGACAAACCATCCTGTATAACCTAAACCAATCAGGCGTAAGAAGGGAGAAAGTAAGGGAAAATCATGGATAGCGGTGGTAATGGAGGAAATCAATTGAATAACTACTAATACCAAAAATGCGATCGCAACTACGGTAAAAGGTTGTTGATATTTTCTCAAGAAACCGCTAATTTGATCGGGTAATTGGTCTAATAAACTTACCACTTGATGACCTAATTTAACTATAGTGCCTTCCTCTGTATTTTCAAAACTCACTAAAGCCTGTTGAGGTTGAGTCATTTTTTGAATAGTAGTTAATTCCATCAATTCATCTACCACAGGTAAAGATTGCAAAGCTAAACTATCATCACTATTTTGAGTTAAAGTGTGCCAAATTTCCTCAGTGATATGAGGCATAAAAGGATGTAACAGTTTGAGGATACCTTCCAAAACATAAGCAAGGGTTTGTTGTGCTACCTTACGGGAAGCAGAATCTTTGTCTTGCCATAAACGGGTTTTCACTAACTCGATATACCAGTCGCAAAAGTCACCCCAGATAAACTCATATAATCCCTTTGCTGCTTCTCCTAATCCGTAATTATCAAGATATGTTTCCGTTTCCTTGACAATTTGATTAAAACGTGACAATATCCAGCGATCGCATCCTTCTAATTGAGTTAAGTTAGGATAGCCTAATTGGGCGGGGGTTTTACCATCTAAATTCATCAACACAAACCGCGCGGCATTCCATAACTTATTGGCAAAATTACGAGAGGCTTCTACCGAATCAGACTCATCGGTTTGACGGTTATATTGTAAACTAATATCCTGCCCTGCACCAGCTACTTCACGAATTAAGGTATATCTTAAGGCATCTGTACCGTATTTATTGCATAAAAGTAAAGGATCAATACCATTATTGGCAGATTTTGACATTTTTTTGCCATTTTCATCCCTTACCAAACCATGAATATAAACATCCTTAAAGGGCATTTTACCAGTAAAGTGACCTGACATCATGGTCATACGAGCAACCCAGAAAAAGATAATATCAAATCCCGTCACCATCGTGGTATTGGGGAAATAAGTATTAAAATCATCGGTATTGTTAGGCCATCCCATAGTAGAAAAAGGCCACAACCCAGAAGAAAACCAAGTATCTAATACATCTGGATCTTGAGTTAGAATAATATCCTCACCATATTTTTCAACGGCTTTGTCCCTCGCACTGTTTTCATTATGTGCTACAATAAAAGGAGTCTCATCGGTAATTTCCCCGTTAGTTAAACTGGTGACATACCAAGCAGGAATCTGATGCCCCCACCACAGTTGTCGAGAGATACACCAGTCTTGCAATTTAACTAACCAATCACGATAGACTTTTTCCCATCTTTCAGGCACAAAATGAGGGGATTGATTATCGTCTAATTCTGTTAAGGCTTTCTTGGCTAAGGGTTCAATTTTAACAAACCATTGAGTTGACAGTAAAGGCTCAACAGGCACTTTACCTCGATCGCTGTATGGTACACTATGACGATAATCTTCAACTTTGACTAAAAATCCTTCTTCTTCCAGTCGTTTAACCACATTCTTACGAGCGACAAAACGATCTTGTCCTGCAAATTCTCCTCCTTCTTCGTTAATCGACCCATCTTTATTTAAAATATTAATAAAAGGTAGATCATGACGTTTACCTATTTGAAAATCATTGGGATCATGAGCTGGTGTTACTTTAACACATCCTGTCCCAAAAGTGCGATCGACAAAATCATCAGCGACAATGGGAATCTCTCGATTAGTAATAGGCAAAGTAACGGTTTTACCGATTAAATCTTGATAACGCTCATCATTGGGATTAACTGCTACGGCGGTATCTCCCAACATAGTCTCAGGGCGAGTGGTAGCAACCTCTACATACCCTTCTCCTTCCGTCAAAGGATAACGAAAATGCCATAAATGCCCATCAACTTCTTTATTTTCTACCTCTAAATCAGACACCGCCGACTGAGATTCTGGACACCAATTCACCATATATTGACCACGATAAATTAATCCTTCTTCATACAGTTGCACAAAGGCAGTTTTTACCGCATCACATAAATTCTCATCAAGGGTGAATCTTTCCCTACTCCAGTCAGCAGATAAACCTAATCGTTGTAATTGATTAACAATAGTGCCACCTGATTGATGTCTCCATTCCCATGCTTTCTCTAAAAATTTCTCTCTTCCTAAATCGTAACGGGTTTTACCTTCGGCTTTGAGTTGCTTTTCAATGATTGTTTGTACGGCAATACTAGCATGATCTGTACCGGGTAAACAAAGGGTATTTCTTCCTTTCATACGGTTATAACGCACAAGGGTATCAATCAAGGAAGTATTAAAAGCATGACCCATGTGTAGAGTTCCCGTCACATTAGGAGGAGGAATAACAATAGCATAGGTTTCTCCGTCTTTATCGGGATTAGCTTTAAAGGTTTCTTTTTCCCGCCAAAATTTTTGCCACTTTGCTTCTGTTATCTGAGGATCATATTGAGGAGGTAAAATAGTTTCGGGTGTAGTCATAATAATAGAATTTTTTTAGTTAAATATAAATATTTATCTATTGTGGTCTTATTTATTTTCCCATAGATTAACTCTCAAATATTATTTGTTATGTTGCTAGATAGGTTAGAATAGGTTTTAATCGTAAATTTTGATCTGGAGATAAAGACCATGTCAAGACTAAAAAGTTGGGAATCTCCCCGTCGTCAGGGAAGAAACGACAAGGGAAAGGGTGGTTCTGCACGAAAGCGACAGTTAAAGAAAAGATTACAAATGTTGCGTAATCAATTAAAAAGTAAAGGGGAAGGGAAAGTTATCTCTTCCTTTTTTTGTTTTCAACGGAATTTTATTTTAATGTTGTCCTGTAGGCGACATATTGCGAATGGCGGTAATTTTCCACTGGTCATTTTGACGAGTAACAACAAATGTACTCCATAAATTTCTAACTCTATTGTCATTTAATTCTATTTGATAGCGTGTATCTACGATCGCTATATTTGGGTCTAAAAATCGAATTTGCTCTACTGTGATAGTTCTTTTTCCCTGATTAGTATTAGAACTGCGTAACATCCCATTGATGGAACTTTCTATTCCTCTTCGCCATTCTCCCGAAGAAACTAATTGATCAATTTCAGTGGTTAAAATTTTTTCTAGTTGGGTAACGTCTTTATTTTCTCTGGCTTGGTTATATTGTTCGTGCGATTCGTTCTAGTCAAAGTTAAGGCAAAATAGCCAAGACGTAAACTAGGCAAGGTTCACATATAATGTACCTTGACAACTTATTTACCATGAAGGTGTAAATCCTTCCCTCTCGATGTTGGAGTGACGGCATAACCGACAGTGAATTAGTGTTTGGTAAACTAAACGCTGAAGCTCGGTTAAATGGGAGTAATGAATAACCTTAATTCAAACTCTGTCTAGCGAAGTTATCCATGAGTAGGAAACAAACCTATGCCTGAATCATCGTAATTCCAATCCAGTGAAAATAAGGTTGATACACTGGGGACAAAAAAGTCAAAGGTCTAAGATACTAGCAGCCTGAAAATGCTGAACTAGGAACATCTATATAGACTCGGTGAAAAGTAGGATTCTAAAGATAACAAAGAATGGTAAATAGGAACGAAGTAACCCCACACTGACTCTTGTAAGATGAAACTCACAAGTAGTAACCAGCGTAAGTCAATATGGGAAAGGATTGAGTAAGAAGCCAAAGCTCCTTTGTAATGAAAGAGATATGCTGACGTACTCACTTTGATAAACAATGTAAACAATCGATTAGTAATTAATAAGTCATGGACTCGTTGAAGTATGAATGGAACAACTGGAACGAAATAGACTGGAAAACAGTCGAAATTGCAGTGTTCAAGTTACAAAAGAGGATTTACAAAGCAAGTCAACGTGGTGATATAAAGTCAGTACACAGACTACAACGTTTACTCACTAACTCTTACTTTGGTAGGTTATGGGCAACCAGAAGGGTAACACAAGACAATCAAGGAAAGAAAACCGCAGGGGTTGATGGAGTCAAATCCTTAACGCCCAATCAAAGGTTTAAACTTACAAATAACCTTAAATTAAACGGTAAAAGCAAACCGACAAGGAGAGTTTGGATACCCAAATCCAACGGGGAGCAAAGACCACTTGGAATACCCACAATGGAAGAAAGAGCAAAACAAGCTCTATTAAAACTAGCCTTAGAACCACAATGGGAAAGTAGATTCGAGGGAAACAGTTATGGCTTCCGTCCAGCAATGTCATGTCATGACGCTATAAAAGCAATATACAACAGTATAAGTCAAAAACCTAAATATGTTCTGGATGCTGATATAGCAAAATGCTTTGACAAAATTGACCATAATAGATTGCTTACAAAACTTGAAACATACCCAACATTAAGGAAACAAATAAAAGCATGGCTAAAGAGCGGAGTAGTTGATAAAAACTGGTCAGCTACTGAGAAAGGAACACCTCAAGGTGGAGTAGTCTCACCACTATTAGCCAACATTGCACTACATGGAATGGAACTAGAAATAAAGAAATTCATGGAAAGTGTGGATAGTCTCAAAGTTTTTGGAAGAAGGGTAAGTAAACAAGAAAAGAGAAATAGTATAAGTCTAATTAGATATGCAGATGATTTTGTAATATTACATCACAACTTAGACATAATTCTCGAATGTAAAAAAGTAATTGAAGGATGGTTAAAGGAAATAGGGTTAGAGCTAAAACCTAGTAAGACTAGAATTTCTCACACCTTATATGAATATAATGGACACAAAGGGTTTGACTTTCTCGGTTTTAACATCCAACAGTATAAAGTTGGAAAGAATCAAGGGGGAAAAACAGGAAGTAAAAACAACAAAAAACTCGGATTCACTACCCTGATAAGACCAACCAAAGAAAAAATCAAAGCCCATATACAAAAGGTAAAAGAAATCGTTAATAAGCACAAAAGTAGTCCACAAATAGCATTAATCAAAGAACTAAATCCAATAATAAGAGGGTGGTCAAACTACTATAGTGCGGTAAACAGTTCTGAAATATTTTCATACTGTGACCACGTTCTATACCTACAATTAAAAAGATGGGCAGAAAGAAGACACTCAACTAAATCGAAAAAATGGGTTGTCAACAAATATTGGCACACCAAAGAAAATAGAAATTGGGTCTTTGCTACGATTAAAGAGGAAGGTATGGGAATGGAGTTAGCATTACACGCTGACACAAAAATTAAATACCATACAAAGGTAGAAAAAGGCAGAAGTATATTTGACGGAGACTTAATCTACTGGAGTACACGCATAGGAAACTATCCTGAAATGCCTACAAGCAAAGCAAAATTGCTAAAAATACAAAAAGGCAAATGTAACTACTGTGGACTGAACTTTAAAGATGGAGATATGTTAGAGATTGACCATATTATTCCAAAATCAAAAGGTGGTAAGGATATATATAAAAATCTACAACTCCTCCATAAACATTGCCATGATGATAAGACATCCATAGATGGGAGTCTGAATTGTACCCATGACAAGGGGTTTATCAGAGAGGAGCGGAATGAGGTGAAAGTCTCACGTTCCGTTCTGAAGACGAGTGTAGGTGGCGACACCTATGCTTAGTTTAACTATTAGTTGATTAATTTCTTGCTCTTGAGGAGTTAATGTTTTTGTATTTTGAGCAGTTACGAATGAGGTGGATGATAGAAAAGTTGAAATTAAGAAAAAAATATTGATGATAAGAGTATGATTTTGGCTTTTCATGATTTTTTAGATAGTAATATCAATGATAGATATGGCTTTATTTTCCTTGTTGAAAGTCGAATAATAATCATTCAAGATAACACACTGGAATAGTTAGATAATTTCCGTTAGGCTAAGACTACTATGAGCTTTTTTGCAACTATCTTTTTTCTGTATGACTAAAGCCGAGAATTTGTTTAAAAATATTCCTTTTTTGCTTGAAGGAGAGGAGTTTTTAGAACTTCTAAAATGTCGTAATATTGCGATCGAAAGAATTGTTAGTAGTGATAAGCCCGATAATAAAATTTATAAGCAACTTCAAGATGAATGGGTTATTTTAATTAGAGGAGAGGCAACATTAAAAATAAATGATGATATTGTTAATCTCAAAGCTGGAGATTATGTTTTTATTCAGGCTCAAACTCCCCATCAGGTACTTGTTACTTCTAATAATTGCTTGTGGTTAGCTATACATATTTATCCTTAGTTTTTATTTTATATTTTGTATTTTTTATTGCGTTTTTTCTAGTTGTAATGATTGTAAAAATTGATTAATGGTTTGATTAAATTCATCAGGTTCAACAATAAAAGCCCAATGATTCCCTTTAACTTTAGCCATTTGTAAATTGGTCAAAAATTGTTTATAGGGACTAATTTGCCATGATGTTCGATTTAATCCTTTTTCTGGAAGAACTAATAAACTGGGTAAGTCTAATTTAGTTGTCAATCCTTTTTCTCTCATGACATCTTCAAAAATTTCGTTACGAGCGGATTGAGAGAATTTACTACTCCAATAACCATCTTTTTTTTGTTCAATACCATAGTTAAATATTTTCTGTTGCCAAGGTGTCCAACCTTGATATTGTTTGAGAGTTTTTGCTGTATTTTCTATGGATAAATAATCGGGAAATAATTGCATTAATTTAAGAAATGGCAGAACTTTATAAAGAAGAGGAAAAGTAAATCTGAAAAAAGAAGGCATAGAGTTAATAAAGAAAGGATCTATAAGGGTTAAACTTTGACATAATTGAGGATTTTGTGTTACCCAAATACAAGCTATTTTTGCACTCCAAGAGTGAGCAATTATATGGGCTTGTTGCCAGTTAAAATGTTGATAAATTTTTGATAAATCCTCTAAATAATCATCTTTAAAATATCCTGTTTTTGGTTTACTGCTGTCTCCATGACCTCTTAAATCTGGGGCTATAATATGATAATTATCGTTATTTGTGGATAAATATTCTCCTAATTTTTGCCAAACTAAGCAATTATCAGCCATGCCATGTAATAGCAATATGTTTTGTGATTTACCCTCTAATAATCCTTGATTTTTCCACTCTAAATAAGCTAAATTTAGATTCCCTAATGCTATTTTTTCTCTATTCATTCTCGGTTTTTTTAGTTTGCAACAGATTTTTCTTGTAATTTCACTGAGGGAGAAGCACTACCATAATTGACTCTACACCCCATATTAAATAAACTTGTACCACACTCCAGAGGCACTATTTGATTATCTAATTTTGCACTACAACTGATATATTTATCATCATTACTATCTTGCATCATACAGTCGATCGCTTCTGCTTGAGCATGATTTGCCCATCCTTTTAAACTCTGTAAAGCAATAATATGTTTCCAAAAGAAAATAACCCATAAAGACGATATAAGCGCGATCGCAGCTATAATTACTTTTAATTGCCAACTAAAAATAAAAGATTTGATGTGATTAAATAAATTGTTCGACTCTTTTGATTCAACAGTTTCAGAAGATGTAACCACATTTTTAACGGAGGAAGATTCTTGATTTGTTGGTTGCTTATTGGCATTATCACTCATAATTTTTACCTCAGAAATTTCTTTTTCTAGTTCTGATCATAATCAAATTTCAACAAGATGAAATCAAATAACAATTGACATGATTCGACTCTTTCTGAAAATTACTTTTTATTTCTTAAAAAAAATTCATATAAGTAACAATCTGTTATAATTCTTAACTAATAATTTCATAAAAATTAATAATAACTAAAGGAGTAATAATTTCATGGCTGGTTTATTCGGCTTATTTGGTAGGAAAAATAGTAATCCTCAACCCGCTCAACCCAAAGATGCGTATTTCTTAGATCCTGATTCTGCAAAGACTTTCGGAGATATTGATTATATGCGCAAATCTAAAACTGTCAGAAGAACTTTCCCCAAAACTGCTAGTAATCCTAGCGGTGGAGAATTAGTACAAGAAGTATCTTCCACAAAAATGGCAAAGAAAAACCCCAATCAATTCGGTGGTTTTAATAGCTCTTCCAACGTCAATTCTACTCCTTCCACTAGCAATAATACAGAATCATCCCCTAGTTTTTCTGATCAACGCCGTAATACTGATACCAGTATGGATATGTTCCGTAATATGGCAAAGAAAATTAAGAAATAATTAGGGGTTCGGGGTTCGGAGTTCGGAGTTCGGCTTTTACACTCCTTTGGGTTGTGAACAGGATTTTTAATTTTTAATTATCAACTATTCACCCCAACACTATTACTATTCATCTTTGCCTCTTGCCCCTTGCCCTTTACCCTTTTTACTTTGCCCTTTGCCTTTTAATTTTACTCGCCCACTTACTTAGCTTGTAGTAAATCCACCAATTTAGAAATCTGCTCTGGATTAAATACCTTGTGAATGGTTTCGGCGGCAATTACGGGATCAACAGTAACTAAAACCTGTGGTAATTTAGAATGGGCTAATTGTTCTAAGCCCTGAGATGGTGTTATTTCTGAGCCTTTTCCTACTTCTAAGCAGTCTCCAGCTAATTTCACTTCTTTGATGATGACTGGTGCTAACAAACGATAGGAATGTTTTGGGTTGCCAATGGCGAGTCTGGCACACTTGAGAAGATTTTGCCACCCGTTTTCTGCTGGTGCTATTTTCACCAATTTATCACACATTCCCTGCAATTGTTGTCGATTATTGGGAGTAGCATCTTGTTTGAAAATCACTAGCATTTGCTGTAAGATTTGCCTAACCTGCATCGTAATTTCGTCGCTAGGAATTGCCGTTAAAGACGGAGTGGAAGAGCGAACAGAGGCAGAGGTAATCTTTTGAACATCGGGGCTTTCTCCTGCCACTAACTGCTCAATGTAGTTAAGTAGTTCAACAAAATGTGGTTCGGCTTCTTTCATTATCTCTTCTCCTTCATCCTCGGATAAGCCAAAAGGTCCTTGGAGACGTTCTAATAAGTCTTGTAGAATATCGTAGGCTTTGAGAAAGAGACTTTCTAGGGTTGAGTCTGGTTCAATGGTTTCATCTCTAAGGATTTTAAAGGCATCTTCGAGACGGTGGGATGTTTTTTGGATACTGGTAAAGTTGAGCATTGCCGCACCACCTTTGATGGAGTGGGCTGCCCTAAATAGTTCGTTAATTCTTTCTTCGTCATTGATGGCGGATTCTAGGTCTAAAATCCCTTTTTCAATGGTTTCTAAATGTTCTTTTGCTTCCTCAATGAAGTAGCCGACAATCTTCTCATTATTCGCACTATCCATAATTTTTTACTCCCACATAGTGAAAACCGTCTTTAACTGTTTGTTTATAATAATAACTGATACTTTTATCTTCAGGTTACTAAATCTCTTATGCGCGATCGCCCCATTTATTTAGATGGACACGCTACCACACAAGTTGATGAAC is a window from the Cyanobacterium sp. Dongsha4 genome containing:
- a CDS encoding valine--tRNA ligase; its protein translation is MTTPETILPPQYDPQITEAKWQKFWREKETFKANPDKDGETYAIVIPPPNVTGTLHMGHAFNTSLIDTLVRYNRMKGRNTLCLPGTDHASIAVQTIIEKQLKAEGKTRYDLGREKFLEKAWEWRHQSGGTIVNQLQRLGLSADWSRERFTLDENLCDAVKTAFVQLYEEGLIYRGQYMVNWCPESQSAVSDLEVENKEVDGHLWHFRYPLTEGEGYVEVATTRPETMLGDTAVAVNPNDERYQDLIGKTVTLPITNREIPIVADDFVDRTFGTGCVKVTPAHDPNDFQIGKRHDLPFINILNKDGSINEEGGEFAGQDRFVARKNVVKRLEEEGFLVKVEDYRHSVPYSDRGKVPVEPLLSTQWFVKIEPLAKKALTELDDNQSPHFVPERWEKVYRDWLVKLQDWCISRQLWWGHQIPAWYVTSLTNGEITDETPFIVAHNENSARDKAVEKYGEDIILTQDPDVLDTWFSSGLWPFSTMGWPNNTDDFNTYFPNTTMVTGFDIIFFWVARMTMMSGHFTGKMPFKDVYIHGLVRDENGKKMSKSANNGIDPLLLCNKYGTDALRYTLIREVAGAGQDISLQYNRQTDESDSVEASRNFANKLWNAARFVLMNLDGKTPAQLGYPNLTQLEGCDRWILSRFNQIVKETETYLDNYGLGEAAKGLYEFIWGDFCDWYIELVKTRLWQDKDSASRKVAQQTLAYVLEGILKLLHPFMPHITEEIWHTLTQNSDDSLALQSLPVVDELMELTTIQKMTQPQQALVSFENTEEGTIVKLGHQVVSLLDQLPDQISGFLRKYQQPFTVVAIAFLVLVVIQLISSITTAIHDFPLLSPFLRLIGLGYTGWFVYQNFIFVEKRQETLQWLANFKEEIFGNIQKTDSLIKIETEDTPPVITPTFTTLIDEKLETSFSLLFETIRAIRNLRAEAEIKPGVKVNAILQSENPEEREILQQTQNYIMELAKVENLTITDSLTDEVSKAIASVVGTIQILIPLEGIIDIEKLTAKLEKKLSKIEGEVKSLEGRLNNPNFVNKAPNDIIENARNALAESKIQGEILQKRLELLK
- the ltrA gene encoding group II intron reverse transcriptase/maturase; translation: MDSLKYEWNNWNEIDWKTVEIAVFKLQKRIYKASQRGDIKSVHRLQRLLTNSYFGRLWATRRVTQDNQGKKTAGVDGVKSLTPNQRFKLTNNLKLNGKSKPTRRVWIPKSNGEQRPLGIPTMEERAKQALLKLALEPQWESRFEGNSYGFRPAMSCHDAIKAIYNSISQKPKYVLDADIAKCFDKIDHNRLLTKLETYPTLRKQIKAWLKSGVVDKNWSATEKGTPQGGVVSPLLANIALHGMELEIKKFMESVDSLKVFGRRVSKQEKRNSISLIRYADDFVILHHNLDIILECKKVIEGWLKEIGLELKPSKTRISHTLYEYNGHKGFDFLGFNIQQYKVGKNQGGKTGSKNNKKLGFTTLIRPTKEKIKAHIQKVKEIVNKHKSSPQIALIKELNPIIRGWSNYYSAVNSSEIFSYCDHVLYLQLKRWAERRHSTKSKKWVVNKYWHTKENRNWVFATIKEEGMGMELALHADTKIKYHTKVEKGRSIFDGDLIYWSTRIGNYPEMPTSKAKLLKIQKGKCNYCGLNFKDGDMLEIDHIIPKSKGGKDIYKNLQLLHKHCHDDKTSIDGSLNCTHDKGFIREERNEVKVSRSVLKTSVGGDTYA
- a CDS encoding cupin domain-containing protein, translated to MTKAENLFKNIPFLLEGEEFLELLKCRNIAIERIVSSDKPDNKIYKQLQDEWVILIRGEATLKINDDIVNLKAGDYVFIQAQTPHQVLVTSNNCLWLAIHIYP
- a CDS encoding alpha/beta hydrolase, with translation MNREKIALGNLNLAYLEWKNQGLLEGKSQNILLLHGMADNCLVWQKLGEYLSTNNDNYHIIAPDLRGHGDSSKPKTGYFKDDYLEDLSKIYQHFNWQQAHIIAHSWSAKIACIWVTQNPQLCQSLTLIDPFFINSMPSFFRFTFPLLYKVLPFLKLMQLFPDYLSIENTAKTLKQYQGWTPWQQKIFNYGIEQKKDGYWSSKFSQSARNEIFEDVMREKGLTTKLDLPSLLVLPEKGLNRTSWQISPYKQFLTNLQMAKVKGNHWAFIVEPDEFNQTINQFLQSLQLEKTQ
- a CDS encoding Hpt domain-containing protein, yielding MDSANNEKIVGYFIEEAKEHLETIEKGILDLESAINDEERINELFRAAHSIKGGAAMLNFTSIQKTSHRLEDAFKILRDETIEPDSTLESLFLKAYDILQDLLERLQGPFGLSEDEGEEIMKEAEPHFVELLNYIEQLVAGESPDVQKITSASVRSSTPSLTAIPSDEITMQVRQILQQMLVIFKQDATPNNRQQLQGMCDKLVKIAPAENGWQNLLKCARLAIGNPKHSYRLLAPVIIKEVKLAGDCLEVGKGSEITPSQGLEQLAHSKLPQVLVTVDPVIAAETIHKVFNPEQISKLVDLLQAK